The Thermus antranikianii DSM 12462 genome has a segment encoding these proteins:
- a CDS encoding PKD domain-containing protein gives MLVLAGCGRQAAVPPPRNYFSEFFQQASIPVNAVTVNVQLPTSLQLAVTSGLKPTPVQTLSAGSYLVGSPEGFYSVAKAYSVPKNDEDPILLLGAALIKPGDRQVAIDVESTAIHMVAYWDWIDWVMLGLPSLEAAENLVRQHPRYGELVGRIRDALLRNQSPYEDEEIISLSAEIAGDLVADRIVSLPNTVEPQTQHRALPTLSFVGSGLEVTNNTAITWAVGWMDYNEERILFSRAEILPEADLSLRWLTGPSKKVLGLSGSPGDRYLLCLVPSAPGGWAPTNGNFPLQDLLHVLNGEATRRGWVEAGLLAAGFIPGVGVVADFADAALDQDVVSMLAATANAGVEVYLHDVDRSIQETQDKLNLHRIKLQAARDALDKIRAELGDPNLRKSEDAQWKKLADKYKAQLIELQETYKKMGKLSGSLFNQDGSVNKRYYSLVGEPVLKWEAGSLRRQIVLEEWAAQRIEQKLGRLKGIKSFGRFLVVPSVFDALAFVYDVVAYSNLYACYEVRTNSRGIRYTLGPNMEVTPAQISNGKKDETYVFRIKVLHLIEQTANFSLSWNFGDGATGSRNVSAGRSPHEESISHAYKDSGAYGLTIQLTAGANKVSQVIPIYIEMPEQSNDYNLNICNVWRAANSGGYGITRDDWDISAIPDGAVFDIAFDTYSIPDRIFVEYPVGTQVLDTGWRGDSWYNGDPKYPGGISGPGMGQFDNIFRKIAGQDTFRVIVVGPDTGTAWDYRIRCRTGTSSQSLGPAEVSPDPEVQRLFRPNPER, from the coding sequence ATGCTGGTGCTCGCGGGTTGTGGAAGGCAAGCAGCGGTACCTCCTCCTCGCAACTACTTTTCCGAATTTTTCCAGCAGGCGAGCATCCCGGTGAATGCTGTAACGGTAAACGTTCAGCTTCCCACTAGCCTTCAGCTTGCGGTCACCAGCGGCCTTAAACCGACTCCCGTGCAAACCCTGAGTGCGGGTTCCTATTTGGTGGGAAGCCCTGAGGGCTTCTACTCGGTTGCAAAGGCTTACAGCGTGCCCAAGAACGACGAAGATCCCATCCTTCTGCTGGGGGCGGCCCTTATCAAGCCGGGAGACAGGCAGGTGGCCATTGATGTAGAGAGCACGGCCATCCACATGGTTGCTTACTGGGACTGGATAGACTGGGTGATGCTTGGTCTTCCCTCCCTAGAGGCGGCCGAAAACCTGGTGCGGCAGCACCCCCGTTACGGTGAGCTGGTAGGCAGGATACGAGATGCGTTGCTACGTAACCAAAGCCCCTATGAGGACGAGGAAATCATTTCCCTTAGTGCTGAGATCGCAGGTGATCTTGTCGCTGACCGGATTGTCAGCCTGCCGAACACAGTAGAGCCTCAGACCCAGCATCGAGCGCTTCCAACCCTCAGCTTTGTTGGGAGCGGCCTCGAGGTGACCAATAACACTGCCATCACATGGGCTGTAGGCTGGATGGATTATAATGAAGAACGCATTCTCTTCTCGAGGGCCGAGATTCTCCCTGAGGCAGATTTGTCTTTACGGTGGCTTACGGGTCCTTCCAAAAAGGTGTTGGGCCTCTCTGGTTCTCCAGGAGATAGATACCTGCTATGCCTGGTGCCTTCAGCGCCTGGGGGCTGGGCTCCAACCAACGGGAATTTCCCCCTCCAGGATCTCCTGCATGTCCTAAACGGTGAAGCCACCAGGAGGGGGTGGGTTGAGGCTGGGCTTCTGGCGGCGGGGTTTATTCCAGGGGTGGGTGTAGTTGCGGACTTTGCGGATGCAGCCCTGGACCAGGATGTGGTGTCGATGTTAGCTGCAACTGCCAACGCTGGAGTGGAGGTTTACTTACACGATGTAGATAGAAGTATACAAGAAACTCAAGACAAGCTAAACCTCCATAGGATAAAGCTCCAGGCCGCAAGAGATGCTCTGGATAAAATACGTGCGGAACTCGGCGACCCAAACCTGAGAAAGAGTGAGGATGCCCAGTGGAAGAAGCTTGCGGATAAGTATAAGGCTCAATTGATAGAATTGCAGGAAACTTACAAGAAAATGGGCAAACTTTCTGGCAGCCTCTTTAACCAAGATGGAAGCGTAAACAAAAGATATTACTCATTAGTCGGTGAGCCTGTGCTAAAGTGGGAAGCAGGAAGCTTGCGTAGGCAGATTGTTCTTGAGGAATGGGCGGCACAGCGGATTGAGCAGAAATTAGGAAGACTCAAGGGCATCAAGTCTTTCGGGCGCTTCTTGGTGGTGCCTTCAGTTTTCGATGCCCTGGCTTTTGTCTACGACGTCGTGGCCTACAGCAACCTCTATGCTTGCTACGAGGTGCGGACAAATTCCCGCGGCATCCGCTACACCTTGGGTCCTAACATGGAGGTCACACCCGCCCAAATCTCCAATGGTAAGAAGGATGAAACTTATGTCTTCCGCATCAAGGTTCTGCACCTGATAGAGCAGACGGCCAACTTCTCCCTAAGCTGGAATTTCGGTGATGGCGCCACGGGAAGCCGGAATGTTAGTGCTGGGCGTAGTCCTCATGAGGAAAGCATTTCCCACGCTTACAAGGATTCTGGTGCCTACGGGCTAACCATTCAGCTCACTGCAGGGGCAAACAAGGTTAGCCAGGTGATTCCCATTTACATTGAGATGCCCGAGCAAAGCAACGATTACAACCTGAACATCTGCAATGTCTGGCGGGCTGCCAACAGCGGGGGTTACGGGATTACCCGGGACGATTGGGATATCAGTGCCATTCCCGATGGGGCTGTATTCGACATCGCCTTTGACACATACTCCATACCCGACCGCATCTTTGTGGAGTACCCCGTGGGTACACAGGTACTCGATACGGGTTGGCGGGGTGATAGTTGGTACAACGGCGATCCCAAGTACCCTGGGGGCATCTCTGGGCCGGGCATGGGGCAGTTTGACAACATCTTCCGCAAGATAGCGGGACAGGACACCTTTAGGGTGATAGTGGTGGGGCCTGATACGGGTACTGCCTGGGACTACCGCATTCGTTGCCGTACGGGCACGTCTTCTCAGTCTCTGGGTCCAGCCGAGGTATCCCCTGATCCCGAGGTCCAGCGCCTCTTCCGCCCCAATCCCGAGCGCTAG
- a CDS encoding ATP cone domain-containing protein, translating into MAEVFVRLRRGRWPLSKGLLVEALLPLGVPLEAAQAVAHTVEERLKAEGQLAVPPRVLRRVFLEEVARALGEEVADRLSRQTLPFEEILVLQGRKRRPFSKGLLARSLEEAGFSLKEAHDLAKEVEGYLRQEGVRQISARRLEEVVAQVVGRALGKGARRRYLQRQAFAGELFVEEESGEPRMPFSKGILAQSLMGIGFSPERAYGLAREMERALRQEGRRVIRRNELRERVYQALLKEAGEEVARRYLLLRSLRRSARPVHILIGGVTGVGKSVLASALAYRLGITHIVPSDAVREVFRASLSQDLLPTLHLSTFEAWKALLPDLSGEESHEVRVMRGFLDQVARVAVGLRAIQERSALEGTSIVLEGVHVVPRYLDHPYRERVLTVPMLVVLQDEKLHRDRFLLRDRETAHARPQEKYLTHFAEIRLIQEHLLRWAQEEGIPVIPGEDLDEAVEKALEVLVAYLEAHSSREVARA; encoded by the coding sequence ATGGCTGAGGTTTTTGTTCGCCTGCGCAGAGGAAGGTGGCCTCTTTCCAAGGGGCTTCTGGTGGAGGCGCTTTTGCCCTTGGGGGTGCCCCTCGAGGCCGCCCAAGCCGTGGCCCACACCGTGGAGGAGAGGTTGAAGGCGGAGGGGCAGCTGGCCGTGCCCCCTCGGGTCTTGCGCCGGGTTTTCTTGGAGGAGGTGGCCCGGGCCCTGGGGGAGGAGGTGGCGGATAGGCTTTCCAGGCAGACCCTTCCCTTTGAGGAGATCCTGGTGCTCCAGGGGAGGAAGCGCCGTCCCTTTTCCAAAGGGCTTCTGGCGAGGAGCCTCGAGGAGGCGGGTTTTTCCTTGAAGGAAGCCCACGACCTGGCCAAGGAAGTGGAAGGGTATCTCAGGCAGGAAGGGGTCAGGCAGATCTCCGCCCGCCGCTTGGAAGAGGTGGTGGCCCAGGTGGTGGGCCGGGCCCTGGGCAAGGGGGCTCGCAGGCGCTACCTCCAGCGCCAGGCCTTCGCCGGGGAGCTTTTCGTGGAGGAGGAAAGCGGCGAACCTCGGATGCCTTTCTCCAAAGGTATCCTGGCCCAGTCCCTGATGGGCATTGGCTTTTCCCCCGAGCGGGCATACGGGCTTGCCCGGGAGATGGAAAGGGCCCTGCGCCAGGAGGGGCGGAGGGTAATTCGGCGGAATGAGCTTCGGGAAAGGGTGTACCAGGCCCTTCTAAAGGAGGCGGGGGAGGAGGTGGCCAGGCGGTACCTGCTCCTTAGAAGCCTGAGGCGAAGCGCCCGCCCGGTGCACATCCTCATCGGTGGGGTGACTGGGGTGGGAAAGAGCGTGCTGGCCTCGGCCCTGGCCTACCGCTTGGGCATCACCCACATCGTCCCCTCCGATGCCGTGCGGGAGGTCTTCCGGGCCTCCCTTTCCCAGGATCTCCTTCCCACCTTGCACCTTTCCACCTTTGAGGCCTGGAAAGCCCTTCTGCCGGACCTGAGCGGGGAGGAAAGCCATGAGGTGCGGGTGATGCGGGGCTTTTTGGACCAGGTGGCCCGGGTGGCGGTGGGCTTGCGGGCTATTCAGGAGCGAAGCGCCCTCGAGGGGACCTCCATCGTTCTGGAAGGGGTTCACGTGGTCCCCCGTTACCTGGACCATCCTTACCGGGAGCGGGTCCTCACTGTACCCATGCTGGTGGTGCTTCAGGACGAGAAGCTTCACCGGGACCGCTTTCTCCTTAGGGACCGGGAGACGGCCCACGCCCGGCCGCAGGAGAAATATCTCACCCATTTCGCCGAAATCCGCCTCATCCAGGAGCACCTCCTCCGCTGGGCCCAGGAGGAGGGGATCCCCGTCATCCCTGGCGAGGATCTGGATGAGGCGGTGGAGAAGGCCTTGGAGGTCCTGGTGGCCTACCTCGAGGCCCATAGCTCCCGGGAGGTGGCCCGTGCTTGA
- the thrC gene encoding threonine synthase encodes MRLPLIERYRAHLPVSLNTPVISLLEGSTPLIPLKGPEEAQRRGIRLYAKFEGLNPTGSFKDRGMTLAVSKAVEEGAKAVAAASTGNTAASAAAYAARAGIRAIVILPAGYVALGKVAQSLVHGARIIQIEGNFDQALALTKALTEAYPVALVNSLNPYRLEGQKTLAFEVVDELGDAPHYHALPVGNAGNITAHWMGYKEYHALGKTSRLPRMLGFQAAGAAPLVLGRPVEKPETLATAIRIGNPASWQGAMRAKEESGGTIEAVTDEEILLAYRYLAQEEGIFCEPASAAAMAGVWKLLREDRLDPGSTVVLTLTGHGLKDPATAEKVAKLLPPVPANLEAVAEAAGLL; translated from the coding sequence ATGCGGCTTCCCCTCATCGAACGGTACCGGGCCCACCTTCCCGTGTCCCTCAACACGCCCGTGATCTCCCTTTTGGAGGGCTCCACCCCCTTGATACCCTTAAAAGGCCCTGAGGAAGCCCAAAGACGGGGCATACGCCTCTATGCCAAGTTCGAGGGGCTGAACCCCACGGGAAGCTTCAAGGACCGGGGCATGACCCTGGCGGTTTCCAAGGCGGTGGAGGAAGGGGCGAAGGCGGTGGCGGCTGCCAGCACGGGAAACACCGCCGCCAGCGCCGCCGCCTACGCCGCTCGTGCGGGGATAAGGGCCATCGTCATCCTGCCCGCGGGCTACGTGGCCCTGGGCAAGGTGGCCCAGAGCCTGGTCCATGGAGCGCGGATTATCCAAATCGAAGGCAACTTTGACCAGGCCTTGGCCCTTACCAAGGCCCTCACCGAGGCCTATCCCGTGGCCTTGGTGAACTCCTTGAACCCCTACCGCCTGGAAGGCCAGAAGACCCTGGCCTTCGAGGTGGTGGACGAGCTGGGGGATGCCCCCCACTACCACGCCCTGCCCGTGGGCAACGCCGGCAATATCACCGCCCACTGGATGGGCTACAAGGAATACCACGCCCTGGGCAAGACGAGCCGCCTCCCCCGGATGCTGGGCTTCCAGGCGGCGGGCGCTGCCCCCTTAGTCCTGGGGCGGCCTGTGGAGAAGCCGGAAACCCTGGCCACCGCTATCCGCATCGGCAACCCGGCCAGCTGGCAAGGAGCCATGCGGGCCAAGGAGGAATCCGGCGGGACGATAGAGGCGGTGACAGACGAGGAAATCCTCCTCGCCTACCGCTACCTGGCCCAGGAGGAAGGGATCTTCTGCGAGCCCGCCTCCGCCGCCGCCATGGCCGGGGTGTGGAAGCTCCTCAGGGAGGACCGGTTGGATCCGGGAAGCACCGTGGTCCTCACCCTCACGGGCCACGGCCTCAAGGACCCGGCCACGGCGGAAAAAGTGGCCAAGCTTCTACCCCCGGTGCCAGCGAACCTCGAGGCGGTGGCCGAGGCCGCGGGGCTATTGTGA
- a CDS encoding homoserine dehydrogenase, whose amino-acid sequence MEEVKIALLGGGTVGSAFYTLVQERLEDFHALGFSPRFLGVLVRDRTKPRPIPDELLHTEPMDLLQADVVVEAMGGVEAPLSLVRPALEAGIPLITANKALLAEAWEALRPFAEEGLIYHEASVMAGTPALSFLETLRGSQLVELHGILNGTTLYILQEMEKGRTYEEALLEAQRLGYAEADPTLDVEGIDAAHKLTLLARLLVDPAFPFPEVKTQGITRLTPEILQTAQAQGEKVRLVASLYGEGGRWRAAVAPRRLPQDHPLARAQGNILWVRARPLGEVFVTGPGAGGGATASGLLADLFRFLSGHLGHLPAPAPKPPTEEGTPFPGVE is encoded by the coding sequence ATGGAAGAGGTGAAGATCGCCCTCCTGGGCGGAGGCACCGTGGGTAGCGCCTTTTACACCCTGGTCCAGGAGCGCCTCGAGGACTTCCATGCCCTGGGCTTCTCCCCTCGGTTTCTGGGGGTACTGGTGCGGGATAGGACCAAGCCCAGGCCCATCCCCGACGAACTCCTGCACACCGAACCCATGGACCTCCTGCAGGCGGACGTGGTGGTGGAAGCCATGGGTGGGGTGGAAGCCCCCCTCAGCTTGGTCCGCCCGGCCCTGGAAGCGGGTATCCCTCTCATCACCGCCAACAAGGCCCTTCTGGCGGAGGCCTGGGAGGCCCTGCGCCCCTTCGCTGAGGAAGGGCTCATCTATCACGAGGCCAGCGTCATGGCCGGCACCCCGGCCCTATCCTTTTTGGAAACCCTCAGGGGAAGCCAGCTTGTAGAGCTCCACGGGATCCTGAACGGCACCACCCTCTACATCCTCCAGGAGATGGAAAAGGGGCGGACCTATGAGGAAGCCCTCCTCGAGGCCCAGCGTCTGGGCTACGCCGAGGCGGATCCCACCCTGGACGTGGAGGGCATAGACGCCGCCCACAAGCTCACCCTTTTGGCCAGGCTTCTGGTGGACCCTGCTTTCCCCTTCCCGGAGGTGAAAACCCAGGGCATTACCCGCCTCACCCCGGAAATCCTCCAAACCGCCCAAGCCCAAGGGGAAAAAGTACGCCTGGTAGCAAGCCTCTACGGGGAGGGTGGGCGCTGGCGCGCGGCGGTGGCCCCCAGGCGCCTGCCGCAGGACCACCCCTTGGCCCGGGCCCAGGGCAACATCCTGTGGGTGCGGGCAAGGCCCCTGGGCGAGGTCTTCGTGACGGGACCGGGAGCCGGGGGCGGGGCCACGGCCAGCGGCCTCCTCGCCGACCTCTTTCGCTTCCTCTCCGGCCACCTGGGCCACCTGCCCGCCCCGGCCCCAAAGCCTCCCACGGAAGAGGGAACCCCCTTCCCCGGGGTAGAATAA
- the queG gene encoding tRNA epoxyqueuosine(34) reductase QueG, whose amino-acid sequence MEARPLLEEALRERGLLYAWAPLAIPEEAEGRFRRFLAEGRHGGMAYLERGVEARFHLEHRFPWARSALVVFAPYAYPDPGVPKGGIRVGRVARYAWVRDYHLVLGEEVRALEGLARSLGVEAKGYVDHGPIPERTLAALTGIGWIGKSGMFLSQGFGVHAFIGVLLTSLEVEAPFPHPGRCGRCTRCLVSCPTGALLGDGTLDARVCVSYLTVEHKGFIPPALWPGMGEWLLGCDLCQEVCPWERFGKVWRGFRPEPELAHPNLEEFFRLSGRAFQRKFGDTAFARPGRARMARNALIVLSNLGLGEDLLREAAQDPHPLVRRTALHALFRAGLGIEGFLRDPDEGIRAEASVLLGEAPGAVDPFQDGGKSPGPEVKDEGA is encoded by the coding sequence GTGGAGGCCCGCCCGCTTCTAGAGGAAGCCCTTCGGGAGCGGGGGCTTCTTTACGCCTGGGCGCCCCTGGCCATACCGGAGGAGGCGGAGGGCCGCTTCCGGCGCTTCCTGGCCGAGGGACGGCACGGGGGAATGGCCTATCTGGAACGAGGCGTGGAGGCTCGTTTCCACCTGGAGCACCGCTTTCCCTGGGCGCGAAGCGCCCTGGTGGTCTTCGCCCCCTACGCCTACCCTGACCCCGGGGTGCCCAAAGGGGGAATCCGGGTGGGCCGGGTGGCCCGTTACGCCTGGGTCCGGGACTACCATCTGGTTCTGGGGGAGGAGGTCAGGGCCCTCGAGGGCCTGGCCCGAAGCCTGGGCGTAGAGGCCAAGGGGTACGTGGACCACGGGCCTATCCCCGAGCGAACCCTGGCCGCCCTTACTGGGATAGGCTGGATTGGGAAAAGCGGCATGTTTCTTTCCCAGGGGTTTGGGGTGCACGCCTTCATCGGCGTTCTTCTCACCTCTTTGGAGGTGGAGGCACCTTTCCCGCATCCAGGCCGCTGCGGCCGCTGCACCCGTTGCCTGGTTTCCTGCCCCACAGGGGCCCTTTTAGGGGACGGCACCCTGGATGCCCGGGTTTGCGTGAGCTACCTTACCGTGGAGCATAAGGGCTTCATTCCCCCGGCCCTCTGGCCGGGAATGGGGGAATGGCTTTTGGGGTGCGACCTCTGTCAAGAGGTCTGTCCCTGGGAGCGGTTTGGCAAGGTGTGGCGAGGTTTTCGACCGGAGCCCGAGCTGGCCCATCCCAACCTGGAGGAGTTCTTCCGCCTCTCGGGAAGAGCCTTTCAGCGGAAGTTTGGGGATACCGCCTTCGCCCGTCCAGGGAGGGCCCGCATGGCCCGGAATGCCCTCATCGTCCTGAGCAACCTGGGCTTGGGGGAGGATCTCCTGCGGGAGGCAGCCCAGGATCCCCATCCCTTGGTGCGCCGCACGGCCCTCCATGCCCTTTTTCGGGCTGGCTTGGGGATTGAGGGGTTTCTAAGGGATCCCGATGAGGGGATTCGGGCCGAGGCCTCAGTCCTCCTTGGGGAAGCGCCCGGTGCGGTAGACCCTTTCCAGGACGGGGGGAAGTCCCCAGGCCCTGAGGTCAAAGATGAGGGGGCCTAG